In the Wyeomyia smithii strain HCP4-BCI-WySm-NY-G18 chromosome 2, ASM2978416v1, whole genome shotgun sequence genome, one interval contains:
- the LOC129723971 gene encoding angiomotin-like protein 1, producing MSHPHGLRYSQYSSSGAGPQTSKAAPPPAPTGGTSNGRPGSTTLAGQPQIPPPPAVRPPIMVTSSGCSMMPAPPIPQPQSQSSTQQQAQQQQSPTTQTGTSANQKYAAISGSLSGSDTDVSTSTENLTREERYVLRHARVEPQGEENMQGNTTPVNEIQSRYIPDKFASNTSSDSTRYATPTSSRSISESRNAVHAYANSANEGSNRNSLNGTNSNRNSLKEPNSNRSSMDVSQSSYNTLIIHDEGLYSIHDEGIYSMNREYSSPPPYGKKERPRSYGEAQPPMQEIAEIPEEYLSQSHVLKHLAKEVKLPSRNRSDSNTRDSGVSENTDSRDHPPKYGGQHWTTGQSASTDESSNPANPKLKSKSQPDLTRLDDIEPEEVEALFKENRLLKQQLNSCFLKVAKSQKMEQEIANIYRVHEELVQSCERRERLEEAARNRLQQDCRRLQELNRAYRDQVEGLQNQLLSSSDHQLGRTQQDVLISQLVTQNKSLVDANRRQCIELQAQNATLEEQRIHINVLDTALKRLEEECRQKQVYVERCAQLQHALQSLQNASERREQVERKLRMDYESDLPNRSGSSTTSETENLKWQLREKDAQIMRLEAECAKLEQRNLEESNVRNVAKLAMERNSQETERIIAEAKQEKIRYLDEAHAANRKVTELQTRLKLVENRLAEKEAMIRAYQGQKIYGSTNSYGSYNLSSDSFALNPLGAYNSQVSYDVSNNSFDVTTAASLLDPTYGQNPSSSFASNYGQTNPSFNQSSINLQTAGSNSYSSPSSSSNYSTNYGSSEHTTIYDAKNFDAQRKSIDDQLKQLDEQLLSKRGLCCFPSLTTKKPIQPLLSDEVSVLSTNNSDSFLQNLAHIDQRDRERQERREQDGVSGGSGGGGSGIIGTSGNSGSSGSNGGATKPEDMMLLEKQGRCSQKIRSNQLSNLAHVTQTVGQNMTDISNIGGNKVPKILSNIAQQAGGILPPRKDRGSSLPPSALPRPPRSLKPPRKIEYGRLSDSEGKKRAETPPKSDAQKDYELKTSSLKRANAAAYSKREFSPGKSYLEMKDTFQLAKDYGTLKSKNYGSLGNTSIVPLKNDSKFGFGSKCNSSTANSCEFSKPDYTSTKNYQRLEEQSPRKSSLDTATMKRSLLPNVRKLSSATVKGSRESLNSASSGSNNSNNSNPLSRSSPIHSMPTNSGVNLPTSLVYHHHNHLHHGRTPPRFIHHQQSTSAESTKSPLNPPSPQSPTVNHQQSPFCNKLSPSTASKIQQINAQQQQQQQHKTTTLPSASILHAAVTASATSAIGQQTTASLPPKPMMDGKLSGSGNSFGSSSQGQRRGSSMARGENKYRIQF from the exons ATGTCACATCCGCACGGTTTAAGATATTCGCAGTATTCATCCTCTGGGGCAGGTCCTCAGACGAGCAAAGCGGCCCCGCCTCCAGCGCCGACAGGAGGCACTAGCAATGGAAGACCCGGGAGCACAACGCTTGCCGGTCAACCACAGATCCCGCCGCCACCGGCGGTACGTCCTCCGATAATGGTGACATCTTCGGGATGTTCTATGATGCCGGCACCTCCCATTCCCCAGCCACAATCCCAATCCAGTACGCAACAACAAGCTCAACAGCAGCAAAGTCCTACCACGCAAACAGGGACTTCGGCGAATCAGAAATACGCAGCCATCAGCGGTAGCCTGTCTGGGTCAGATACGGATGTGTCAACATCCACTGAAAACTTGACTCGTGAGGAACGTTATGTTCTGCGTCACGCCCGGGTTGAACCGCAAGGTGAAGAGAATATGCAAGGTAACACGACTCCGGTAAACGAAATCCAAAGTCGCTACATTCCCGACAAATTTGCATCGAATACGTCGTCGGATTCTACACGGTACGCGACACCAACCAGCAGCCGCAGCATCTCCGAATCTCGAAACGCTGTTCACGCATATGCTAATAGTGCCAACGAAGGATCTAATCGCAATTCTCTCAACGGAACTAACTCCAATCGCAACTCTCTCAAGGAGCCCAATTCAAACCGTTCTTCAATGGACGTCTCCCAGTCGTCCTACAATACACTGATAATTCACGACGAAGGTCTGTACTCGATTCACGACGAAGGAATATATTCGATGAATCGAGAATACTCTAGCCCACCACCGTACGGGAAGAAGGAACGGCCACGGTCCTACGGTGAAGCTCAACCTCCGATGCAGGAAATTGCTGAGATCCCCGAGGAGTATCTCAGCCAGAGTCATGTGCTGAAGCATCTCGCGAAGGAGGTTAAACTGCCGTCAAGAAATCGAAGCGATTCCAATACTCGCGACTCGGGCGTTTCGGAGAATACGGACTCCCGGGATCACCCGCCGAAATACGGTGGTCAGCACTGGACAACCGGACAAAGTGCGTCGACGGACGAGTCATCGAACCCGGCTAACCCTAAGCTGAAGAGTAAGAGTCAGCCTGACTTGACCCGACTGGATGATATCGAGCCAGAGGAGGTGGAGGCGCTGTTTAAGGAAAATCGATTGCTAAAACAGCAGCTTAACAGTTGCTTCCTGAAGGTTGCCAAGAGTCAAAAG ATGGAACAGGAAATAGCGAACATATACCGGGTGCATGAAGAGCTTGTTCAGTCGTGCGAGCGGCGTGAGCGGCTGGAAGAGGCAGCTAGGAATCGGCTCCAGCAAGACTGTCGGCGATTACAGGAGCTCAACCGGGCGTACCGGGATCAGGTGGAAGGCCTGCAGAACCAACTGCTTTCCTCGTCGGATCATCAGCTGGGCCGAACGCAGCAAGATGTACTCATTTCGCAGCTGGTGACGCAAA aCAAATCACTAGTGGATGCTAATCGACGTCAGTGCATCGAGCTGCAAGCCCAGAATGCTACACTAGAGGAGCAGCGAATCCACATTAATGTGTTGGATACAGCACTGAAGCGGTTGGAGGAGGAG TGCCGCCAGAAGCAGGTGTATGTGGAACGCTGCGCCCAACTGCAGCATGCTCTTCAGTCGTTGCAGAATGCCAGTGAAAGGCGCGAGCAAGTTGAGCGAAAACTACGGATGGATTACGAGAGTGATTTGCCGAACCGAAGCGGCAGTAGTACGACTAGTGAAACCGAAAACCTCAAGTGGCAGCTGCGTGAGAAAGACGCACAGATAATGAG ATTGGAAGCCGAGTGTGCCAAACTGGAGCAGCGCAACTTGGAGGAATCAAACGTACGCAACGTTGCCAAGCTAGCAATGGAGCGTAACTCGCAAGAAACCGAACGTATCATCGCAGAAGCGAAACAGGAGAAGATAAGGTACCTGGACGAGGCGCATGCCGCAAACCGTAAGGTAACCGAACTTCAGACTCGTCTCAAACTGGTCGAGAATAGATTGGCCGAAAAAGAGGCCATGATTCGTGCCTATCAGGGACAAAAAA TCTACGGCTCAACAAACTCCTACGGATCGTACAACCTATCTAGCGATAGCTTCGCACTGAATCCACTGGGAGCGTACAACTCTCAGGTTTCCTACGACGTATCGAACAACTCGTTTGATGTGACCACTGCAGCTTCTCTGCTCGACCCAACCTATGGCCAAAATCCGTCTTCCAGCTTCGCCTCGAACTATGGACAGACGAATCCGAGCTTCAACCAAAGCTCGATCAATCTGCAGACGGCGGGCAGCAACAGCTACAGTTCGCCTAGCAGTAGTTCCAACTACAGCACCAACTACGGATCGAGCGAACATACAACCATCTACGATGCGAAAAACTTCGACGCCCAGCGCAAATCCATTGACGATCAGCTAAAGCAACTGGACGAACAGCTGCTCAGCAAG CGAGGTTTGTGCTGTTTTCCAAGTCTAACCACGAAGAAACCGATTCAACCACTTCTCTCGGACGAAGTATCCGTACTGTCGACGAACAACAGCGATAGCTTCCTGCAG AATCTTGCTCACATCGATCAGCGTGATCGGGAGAGACAAGAACGTCGCGAGCAGGATGGCGTTAGCGGTGGCAGTGGTGGGGGTGGTTCTGGAATTATAGGTACTAGCGGAAATAGTGGATCGAGTGGCTCCAATGGTGGTGCGACTAAGCCGGAAGATATGATGCTGCTAGAGAAGCAGGGACGCTGTTCGCAGAAAATTCGCAGCAATCAGCTGAGCAATCTGGCTCATGTTACTCAGACCGTGGGGCAGAACATGACGGACATCAGCAATATTGGCGGAAATAAG GTTCCCAAAATACTTTCCAATATTGCACAACAAGCGGGCGGAATCCTGCCCCCGCGTAAAGATCGAGGATCTTCGTTACCGCCGAGCGCACTTCCGCGTCCACCCAGGAGTTTGAAGCCTCCCCGAAAAATCGAATACGGTCGGCTCAGTGACTCCGAGGGTAAAAAGCGAGCGGAAACCCCACCCAAGTCGGACGCTCAGAAGGATTACGAGCTGAAAACATCTAGCTTGAAGCGAGCAAACGCCGCTGCTTACAGCAAGCGGGAATTTTCCCCCGGAAAAAGTTATCTAGAGATGAAGGACACTTTCCAGCTAGCTAAAGACTATGGAACGTTAAAATCCAAAAACTATGGATCATTGGGAAATACTTCGATAGTGCCGTTAAAAAATGACAGCAAGTTTGGTTTTGGTTCCAAATGCAACAGCAGCACAGCCAATAGCTGTGAGTTTTCAAAACCAGATTACACTTCGACGAAAAACTACCAAAGGCTGGAGGAGCAAAGTCCCCGCAAGAGTTCTCTCGATACTGCGACAATGAAGCGGTCTCTACTGCCGAATGTTCGAAAGCTAAGTTCTGCCACTGTCAAAGGCTCACGTGAATCTCTCAATTCCGCCTCCAGTGGATCGAACAATTCCAACAATTCCAACCCCCTTTCCCGTTCGAGTCCGATTCATTCTATGCCCACCAACTCGGGAGTCAATCTGCCAACATCGCTAGTATATCATCACCACAATCATCTTCACCACGGACGTACCCCGCCTCGTTTCATCCACCATCAACAATCGACGTCAGCCGAATCTACCAAATCTCCCTTGAATCCACCCTCCCCTCAATCGCCCACCGTCAATCATCAGCAGTCTCCGTTTTGCAACAAACTTTCGCCAAGTACAGCTTCAAAGATTCAGCAAATAAACgcccaacagcagcagcagcagcaacataaGACTACAACCCTGCCCAGTGCTAGTATCCTGCACGCGGCCGTCACTGCATCGGCCACCTCAGCCATTGGCCAGCAAACCACAGCCTCGCTGCCACCGAAGCCGATGATGGATGGAAAACTTTCCGGCAGCGGAAACAGCTTCGGGAGCAGCTCTCAGGGTCAACGGAGAGGCAGCAGCATGGCACGCGGCGAGAACAAGTACCGAATTCAGTTTTAG